From a single Ciconia boyciana chromosome 11, ASM3463844v1, whole genome shotgun sequence genomic region:
- the GNAT1 gene encoding guanine nucleotide-binding protein G(t) subunit alpha-1, whose protein sequence is MGAGASAEEKHSRELEKKLKEDAEKDARTVKLLLLGAGESGKSTIVKQMKIIHQDGYSLEECLEFIAIIYSNTLQSMLAIVRAMTTLNIQYGDSARQDDARKLLHLSDTIEEGTMPKEMSDIIGRLWKDTGIQACFDRASEYQLNDSAGYYLSDLERLVTPGYVPTEQDVLRSRVKTTGIIETQFSFKDLNFRMFDVGGQRSERKKWIHCFEGVTCIIFIAALSAYDMVLVEDDEVNRMHESLHLFNSICNHRYFATTSIVLFLNKKDVFLEKIKKAHLSICFPDYDGPNTYEDAGNYIKLQFLELNMRRDVKEIYSHMTCATDTENVKFVFDAVTDIIIKENLKDCGLF, encoded by the exons ATGGGCGCCGGGGCCAGCGCCGAGGAGAAGCACTCCCGTGAGCTGGAGAAGAAGCTCAAGGAGGATGCTGAGAAGGATGCCAGGACCgtcaagctgctgctgctgg GAGCAGGGGAGTCGGGGAAGAGCACCATCGTCAAGCAGATGAA GATCATCCACCAGGACGGTTACTCACTGGAGGAATGCCTGGAGTTCATCGCCATCATCTACAGCAACACGCTCCAGTCCATGCTGGCCATCGTGCGGGCCATGACCACCCTCAACATCCAGTACGGGGACTCGGCTCGCCAG GACGACGCCCGCAAGCTGCTGCATCTCTCGGACACCATCGAGGAGGGCACCATGCCCAAGGAGATGTCAGACATCATTGGGCGGCTCTGGAAGGACACGGGCATCCAAGCCTGCTTCGACCGTGCCTCCGAGTACCAGCTCAATGACTCGGCTGGCTA CTACCTGTCAGACCTGGAGCGCCTGGTGACCCCTGGCTACGTCCCCACGGAGCAGGACGTGCTGCGCTCCCGTGTCAAGACCACCGGCATCATTGAGACCCAGTTCTCCTTCAAAGACCTCAACTTCAG GATGTTTGACGTGGGCGGCCAGCGCTCGGAGCGGAAGAAGTGGATCCACTGCTTCGAGGGGGTGACCTGCATCATCTTCATCGCAGCCCTCAGCGCCTACGACATGGTCCTGGTGGAGGATGACGAAGTG AACCGCATGCACGAGAGTCTGCACCTCTTCAACAGCATCTGCAACCACCGCTACTTCGCCACCACCTCCATCGTCCTCTTCCTCAACAAGAAGGACGTCTTCCTGGAGAAGATCAAGAAGGCCCATCTCAGCATTTGCTTCCCTGACTATGACG GTCCCAACACCTATGAGGACGCGGGCAACTACATCAAGCTGCAGTTCCTGGAGCTGAACATGCGGCGGGACGTGAAGGAGATCTACTCCCACATGACCTGCGCCACCGATACCGAGAACGTCAAGTTCGTCTTCGACGCCGTCACCGACATCATCATCAAGGAGAACCTCAAGGACTGCGGGCTCTTctga